The following are encoded together in the Ignavibacteriales bacterium genome:
- a CDS encoding aminotransferase class V-fold PLP-dependent enzyme, producing the protein MNLQNVRELFPHIKRNIIYLNHASRGPLCTPVIDSINNAIAEQSTERIDDYPSFLNIMVETRELLSKMINGNSDRIAFLDNTTNAINVIANGINWKRGDRILLNDIEFPANVYPFLNLKSEGVGVDFVKSENGIVSAEKIIEAIKPLTKLISISTVQFLSGYRADIELIGKVCKEKNIIFSVDAIQALGAVQIDVKKCNIDFLACGSQKWMLGLQGFAFIYVAKYLQETMQPKNIGWLSVEDAWNLLHYNLKLKNSALAFQGGTVNNFGVYALNSALKLFFDYGFDNIESNVIRNSKYVIQKLNELGFTSSLTGLNEKNIAGIVSFAHPKSEEIYRSLSREKIFISSREGFIRISPHFYNTKDEIDYLISEFNKYC; encoded by the coding sequence ATGAACCTTCAAAATGTCAGAGAACTTTTCCCACATATTAAAAGAAATATCATCTACTTAAATCATGCTTCACGAGGACCGCTTTGCACACCAGTGATTGATTCAATAAATAATGCAATCGCCGAGCAGTCAACTGAGCGGATTGACGACTACCCATCATTTCTTAATATCATGGTGGAGACACGTGAACTCTTAAGTAAAATGATCAATGGCAATTCTGATCGAATTGCTTTTTTAGATAACACCACCAATGCGATTAATGTAATTGCGAACGGCATTAATTGGAAACGAGGGGATAGAATATTATTGAATGATATTGAATTCCCGGCGAATGTCTATCCGTTTCTAAATCTCAAAAGTGAAGGAGTGGGAGTGGATTTTGTAAAATCCGAAAATGGAATCGTTTCGGCGGAAAAAATAATTGAAGCAATTAAACCATTAACAAAATTAATATCCATTAGTACTGTGCAGTTTCTATCAGGCTATCGCGCTGATATTGAACTGATTGGGAAAGTTTGCAAAGAGAAAAATATTATTTTTTCTGTTGATGCAATACAGGCCTTGGGTGCTGTTCAGATTGATGTAAAAAAATGTAATATTGATTTCCTTGCCTGCGGCTCACAGAAATGGATGTTAGGACTACAAGGCTTTGCTTTTATTTATGTAGCAAAATATTTACAGGAAACTATGCAGCCTAAAAATATTGGCTGGCTATCTGTTGAAGATGCATGGAATTTGCTTCATTATAATTTGAAGTTGAAAAATTCTGCGCTTGCTTTTCAAGGCGGAACCGTAAATAATTTTGGGGTTTATGCACTCAATTCTGCTTTGAAACTTTTTTTCGATTACGGTTTTGATAACATCGAATCAAATGTAATCCGTAATTCAAAATACGTTATCCAAAAACTGAATGAGTTAGGGTTTACTTCCTCATTAACCGGTTTAAATGAAAAAAATATTGCCGGGATAGTTAGTTTTGCTCATCCGAAATCTGAAGAAATTTATCGGAGTTTATCCAGGGAAAAAATATTTATATCCTCGCGTGAAGGCTTTATTAGAATATCTCCTCATTTCTATAATACTAAAGATGAAATAGATTATTTAATTTCTGAATTTAATAAGTACTGTTAA
- a CDS encoding DUF2911 domain-containing protein, with protein MIRIFSTVSFTALILVLTLLFADGNYAQDRKIRVSPKAGVSQTVGLTDISISYSRPGVKGRSIWGELVPYGKVWRAGADEATKITFSTDVLIEGKKLSAGSYSFFVIPNKNEWTIIFNKVADQWGAFEYNESQDALRLKVKTQSIDFQEWLTYSFYKTSDSTALISLVWEKMKVIFKVEGSKK; from the coding sequence ATGATCAGAATTTTTTCGACAGTATCGTTTACAGCATTAATACTTGTTCTAACTCTACTCTTCGCTGATGGAAATTATGCTCAGGATAGAAAGATTAGAGTTAGTCCAAAGGCGGGTGTATCACAGACAGTCGGGCTTACTGATATTTCTATTTCTTATAGCCGCCCCGGAGTAAAAGGCAGGAGCATTTGGGGCGAATTGGTGCCTTATGGCAAAGTCTGGCGAGCCGGTGCTGACGAAGCAACAAAAATTACTTTCAGCACTGATGTTTTAATTGAAGGCAAAAAGCTTTCTGCTGGAAGTTACAGTTTCTTTGTTATTCCAAATAAAAATGAATGGACAATTATTTTTAACAAAGTTGCAGACCAGTGGGGAGCTTTCGAATATAATGAATCGCAAGATGCACTTCGGCTAAAAGTTAAAACTCAATCCATTGATTTCCAGGAATGGTTGACTTATTCATTTTACAAGACTTCTGATAGCACTGCTTTAATTTCATTGGTCTGGGAAAAAATGAAAGTAATATTTAAAGTTGAAGGTTCTAAAAAATAA
- a CDS encoding phosphomannomutase, giving the protein MDKLNSFKAYDIRGKIPSELNAELAYKIGRTFCNYLKAKKIVVGHDVRISSPQLSDALIFGLTDAGADVIDIGLCGTEMIYFSTPHFDADGGIMITASHNPPEYNGMKFVSKGSVPVGYDSGLSEIEKMILNNNLGEKASQRGTVTQLNVMNEFINNLSKFYDPKKISPFKVVVNAGNGCVGPALDAIENKLPIEMIKVFHNPDSSFPNGVPNPLLEENRKPTIDALLKYEANLAVAWDGDYDRCFFFDETGNFIEGYYIVGLLAKSILKNNPGGKIVHDPRLVWNTVELVNNNGGIPVISKSGHAYIKQKMREVNAVYGGEMSAHYYFRDNAYSDSGMIPFLLVIQLMSEENKTLSQLVSEMIAAYPCSGEINSTVQNPLEKIAEIENKFPGGKRDNLDGLSVEYDDWRFNVRMSNTEPILRLNVESRNNIELMQFKTIELLDIIRS; this is encoded by the coding sequence ATGGACAAACTAAATTCATTCAAAGCATACGATATACGCGGTAAAATACCTTCAGAACTTAATGCCGAGCTTGCGTACAAAATCGGACGAACCTTTTGTAATTATCTTAAAGCAAAAAAAATCGTTGTTGGACACGACGTAAGAATTTCGTCTCCGCAATTAAGTGATGCATTAATTTTTGGACTAACCGATGCCGGTGCGGATGTTATTGACATAGGCTTATGCGGTACAGAAATGATTTATTTCTCTACTCCACACTTTGATGCTGATGGTGGAATAATGATTACCGCCAGCCATAATCCTCCGGAGTATAATGGAATGAAGTTCGTGAGCAAAGGTTCAGTACCGGTTGGTTATGATTCCGGCTTAAGTGAAATTGAAAAAATGATCCTGAACAATAATCTGGGAGAGAAAGCAAGCCAAAGGGGAACTGTTACTCAATTAAATGTTATGAACGAATTTATAAATAACCTCTCCAAATTTTACGATCCAAAGAAAATCAGTCCATTCAAAGTTGTTGTTAATGCTGGTAATGGCTGCGTAGGACCAGCTCTTGATGCAATAGAAAATAAACTCCCGATCGAAATGATTAAAGTATTTCATAACCCCGATTCGAGCTTCCCCAATGGAGTTCCAAATCCATTACTCGAAGAAAACAGGAAACCAACCATAGATGCATTATTAAAATACGAAGCTAATCTTGCCGTTGCGTGGGACGGCGATTACGACCGCTGTTTTTTCTTTGATGAAACCGGAAATTTTATTGAAGGTTATTACATCGTTGGGCTGTTAGCTAAATCTATTCTTAAAAATAATCCCGGCGGAAAAATCGTTCACGACCCCCGTTTAGTATGGAATACGGTTGAATTAGTGAATAACAATGGCGGCATTCCGGTTATTTCAAAAAGCGGGCATGCTTATATTAAACAAAAAATGCGAGAAGTAAATGCTGTTTACGGTGGTGAAATGTCAGCTCATTATTACTTTAGAGATAATGCTTATTCCGATAGTGGAATGATCCCCTTCCTTCTTGTGATTCAACTTATGAGTGAAGAAAATAAAACTTTATCTCAATTAGTCAGCGAAATGATAGCTGCTTATCCCTGTTCGGGGGAAATAAATTCAACGGTACAAAATCCACTGGAAAAAATTGCAGAGATTGAAAATAAATTTCCCGGAGGAAAACGTGATAACCTTGATGGATTAAGTGTTGAATATGATGACTGGCGTTTCAATGTACGAATGTCGAACACTGAACCAATTTTAAGATTAAATGTAGAAAGCAGAAATAATATTGAACTAATGCAATTTAAAACGATTGAATTATTAGATATCATTAGGTCATAA
- a CDS encoding S46 family peptidase, whose protein sequence is MKFFISKSFKIFFLISFFTLLFIQAVPAQQTYQSVDFDTVKAGRFDTGKMWTFEYPPLDYFQEAYNFSPDQQWLDNVRMSALRFASYCSASFVSADGLVMTNHHCGRQSVTEVSQEGENLHETGFWAQTLADERPVPGLFVDQLVLVQDVTDEIQDAVDNGETYERQLELKDSVIASIENREAEATGLEVSITELYYGGKYSLYGYKRYNDVRLVFAPEDQIGFFGGDPDNFTYPRFNLDCTFFRVYDENGNPLKTDNYFKWSSNGAAVGEPIFVVGNPGNTTRLKTVAQLEYFRDIQYPRTIDILKDLYNTYTKMIELHPENKMELQDMAFNFSNGLKSYYGRMDGLNDPVMMQRKKDFEKNFKNAVMSDSDLKEKYGESWDKIESIRNELRKISNELFILNQNRFTSTQYFFIAQDVIELANELNLPEDQRDDLYKGEELQNTINSLIPEDFDFEMNKMLLETKLPECKNLSELIILYLKKLPAD, encoded by the coding sequence ATGAAATTTTTTATTTCTAAATCATTTAAAATTTTCTTTCTGATTTCGTTTTTTACTTTGCTTTTTATTCAGGCAGTTCCTGCTCAGCAAACTTATCAAAGTGTTGACTTTGATACGGTGAAAGCCGGCAGATTTGACACCGGTAAAATGTGGACATTTGAATACCCGCCGTTAGATTATTTTCAAGAAGCATATAATTTTTCGCCTGATCAGCAATGGTTGGATAATGTAAGAATGTCTGCGCTTCGGTTTGCTTCTTATTGTTCAGCTTCTTTTGTCTCTGCTGATGGATTAGTGATGACAAATCATCATTGCGGACGGCAAAGTGTTACGGAAGTTTCACAGGAGGGGGAGAACCTTCACGAGACTGGTTTCTGGGCACAAACATTAGCTGATGAAAGACCTGTACCTGGACTTTTTGTAGATCAATTAGTTTTAGTGCAGGATGTCACTGATGAAATTCAAGATGCTGTTGATAATGGTGAAACTTACGAGCGGCAATTAGAATTGAAGGACAGTGTTATTGCTTCAATCGAAAATCGTGAAGCTGAAGCAACGGGACTTGAAGTTTCTATCACAGAGCTTTATTACGGCGGCAAATATTCCTTATATGGATACAAAAGATATAATGATGTCCGTTTAGTTTTTGCTCCTGAAGATCAAATCGGATTTTTTGGCGGCGACCCGGATAACTTTACTTACCCCCGTTTTAATCTTGATTGTACTTTCTTCCGCGTTTATGATGAAAATGGAAATCCTCTTAAGACAGATAACTATTTTAAATGGAGTTCAAATGGTGCCGCAGTCGGTGAACCAATTTTCGTGGTTGGAAACCCAGGCAATACAACTAGATTAAAAACTGTAGCCCAACTGGAATATTTCAGAGATATTCAGTATCCAAGAACGATTGATATTTTAAAAGACCTGTACAACACTTACACTAAAATGATAGAACTTCATCCTGAAAATAAAATGGAACTTCAGGATATGGCTTTTAATTTTTCCAATGGTCTTAAATCCTATTACGGCAGAATGGACGGTTTAAATGATCCGGTTATGATGCAGCGTAAAAAAGATTTTGAAAAGAATTTTAAAAATGCCGTTATGTCTGATTCTGACTTAAAAGAAAAGTATGGCGAATCCTGGGATAAAATTGAATCCATCAGAAATGAACTGAGAAAAATTTCAAATGAACTTTTTATCCTTAACCAAAACAGATTTACGAGCACACAATACTTTTTTATTGCTCAGGATGTTATTGAACTTGCCAACGAACTCAATCTGCCCGAAGATCAGCGTGATGATCTCTATAAAGGTGAAGAACTTCAAAATACAATCAACTCTTTAATTCCGGAAGATTTTGATTTTGAAATGAATAAAATGCTTTTGGAAACCAAGTTACCAGAATGCAAAAACTTGTCGGAGTTGATTATCCTTTACTTAAAAAAATTACCGGCGGACTAA
- a CDS encoding S46 family peptidase, whose protein sequence is MQKLVGVDYPLLKKITGGLKGKEAVEYMLENSYLTNVDKLKSLIEEGGDAILNSNDPFIYFLQNSEEKAAELKAKSDELLGEEEIYNQKLGKAVFEVYGTSIPPDATFTLRIADGVVQGFPYNGTTAPAYTTFYGMYDRYFAFNKEYPWSLPDRWKNPPADFDLSTPLNFVSTNDIIGGNSGSPVINMNGEIVGLAFDGNIESLPGDFIFRTEKNRTVSVHSSGMMEAIKVIYNATRLSNELKNGKISE, encoded by the coding sequence ATGCAAAAACTTGTCGGAGTTGATTATCCTTTACTTAAAAAAATTACCGGCGGACTAAAGGGAAAAGAAGCTGTTGAATATATGCTCGAAAATTCTTATCTGACTAATGTTGATAAATTAAAATCACTTATTGAAGAGGGTGGTGATGCAATATTAAATTCAAACGATCCATTTATTTATTTTCTCCAAAATTCCGAAGAAAAGGCGGCTGAGTTAAAAGCAAAATCTGACGAACTTCTTGGCGAAGAAGAAATTTACAATCAGAAATTAGGTAAAGCTGTGTTCGAAGTTTATGGCACTTCAATTCCGCCTGATGCAACATTTACTTTAAGGATTGCTGATGGCGTTGTTCAGGGGTTCCCTTATAATGGAACAACTGCCCCCGCGTACACAACTTTCTACGGAATGTATGATCGTTACTTCGCATTTAATAAAGAATATCCGTGGAGTTTGCCGGACCGATGGAAAAATCCCCCTGCAGATTTTGACTTAAGCACCCCTCTTAATTTTGTTTCGACAAACGATATTATTGGTGGTAACTCAGGCAGCCCCGTAATAAATATGAATGGCGAGATCGTCGGTTTAGCTTTCGACGGCAACATCGAAAGTCTCCCGGGTGATTTCATTTTCCGTACTGAAAAAAATAGAACTGTATCTGTACATTCTTCTGGTATGATGGAGGCGATAAAAGTAATTTACAATGCTACCCGTCTTAGCAACGAATTAAAAAATGGAAAGATTTCTGAATAA
- a CDS encoding DinB family protein — protein sequence MKKDFARIGALGAITDIYQKAVDEYVDVLKHTSQKEFITMVDKDTDDEDCRSIQTITRHIIRSGYGYAGYILKALNIPFEIPNANEMKLETTEEAIREIYNMLYFNITNLYDLNRELIENNLGKIKFMTRWNEEYNFEQILEHAVMHILRHKRQINKFLVKQMS from the coding sequence ATGAAAAAAGATTTTGCCCGTATCGGTGCTCTCGGTGCAATAACAGATATTTATCAAAAAGCAGTTGATGAATATGTTGACGTGCTCAAACATACATCTCAAAAAGAATTTATAACTATGGTGGATAAAGATACTGATGATGAAGATTGCAGATCAATTCAAACTATTACGAGGCACATAATTCGCAGTGGTTATGGATATGCTGGTTATATTCTAAAAGCATTAAACATTCCATTCGAAATTCCGAATGCGAACGAGATGAAATTGGAAACTACTGAAGAAGCAATTCGTGAAATTTATAATATGCTTTATTTCAACATCACAAATCTTTACGATCTAAATCGTGAATTGATTGAAAACAATCTTGGTAAAATTAAATTTATGACGCGCTGGAACGAAGAATATAATTTTGAACAAATACTTGAACATGCTGTAATGCATATCCTTCGCCACAAAAGACAAATAAATAAATTTTTAGTGAAGCAAATGAGTTAA
- a CDS encoding type II toxin-antitoxin system HicB family antitoxin, whose translation MKKYLVVYEKTKTGFSAYSPDLPGCVATGKTKRDTEKRIYEAIQFHLQGLIADKQKIPVAKSESEFLVFN comes from the coding sequence ATGAAAAAATATTTAGTAGTTTACGAAAAAACAAAAACTGGCTTCAGTGCTTATTCGCCAGATTTACCCGGATGCGTTGCTACTGGCAAAACAAAACGAGACACTGAAAAAAGAATTTATGAAGCTATTCAATTCCATCTTCAAGGGCTGATTGCGGATAAACAAAAGATTCCAGTTGCTAAATCTGAAAGTGAATTTTTAGTATTTAATTAG
- a CDS encoding type II toxin-antitoxin system HicA family toxin has protein sequence MKVREIIRLLENDGWYLVRQKGSHKQFRHSVKKGLVTVSHHRMSDEMAPGTLNSILKQAQMKG, from the coding sequence TTGAAAGTAAGAGAAATTATTCGGCTATTAGAGAATGACGGTTGGTACTTGGTGAGACAGAAAGGGAGCCATAAACAATTTAGACATTCCGTTAAAAAGGGACTTGTTACTGTTTCTCATCATCGAATGTCAGATGAAATGGCACCTGGAACTCTTAACAGTATCTTGAAACAAGCACAAATGAAAGGATAA
- a CDS encoding VOC family protein, whose translation MKKVIGIGGIFFKCKDPEKIKQWYNSNLGLVTNEYGSLFEFRNSDPPSEKVYAQWSPFKENTKYFLPSEKDFMINYRVENLEQLVEELKSNGVTVLDSIEVYEYGKFVHILDPENNKIELWEPVDSVFTNSYEGKTTK comes from the coding sequence ATGAAAAAAGTAATTGGAATTGGCGGTATCTTTTTCAAATGCAAAGATCCCGAAAAAATTAAACAATGGTATAATTCCAACTTAGGATTGGTAACCAATGAATATGGTTCGCTTTTTGAGTTTAGAAATTCCGATCCTCCATCTGAGAAAGTATATGCACAGTGGAGTCCATTCAAAGAGAATACAAAATATTTTCTTCCTTCCGAAAAAGACTTTATGATCAATTACAGAGTTGAGAACTTAGAACAGCTTGTTGAAGAATTGAAATCCAACGGCGTTACCGTTCTTGATTCTATTGAAGTATATGAATATGGAAAGTTCGTTCACATTCTTGATCCGGAAAATAATAAAATAGAATTATGGGAACCGGTAGATAGTGTATTTACAAATTCGTATGAAGGGAAAACAACGAAATGA
- a CDS encoding SDR family oxidoreductase, producing the protein MKLLIIGATGGTGRELVKQGLEFGHKITVLVCNPQKVTIKHPNLLIRKGNVLNLSDVLDAVDDQEAVISSLGHKRFFIKTNILSVGTKNIIAAMEKHDVKRFICITTLGINDSRFKLGLYYTLFTIPIILYFYFRDKAKQEKLIIKSNLAWTMVRPGQLTNSKLTGEYKVGTNVGNYFITKTISRANVAHFILTQLSDKTFFDKTVGIVNR; encoded by the coding sequence ATGAAGTTATTAATAATTGGGGCAACAGGGGGAACCGGGCGAGAACTTGTTAAACAGGGATTAGAATTCGGACACAAAATAACCGTACTTGTCTGCAATCCGCAAAAAGTTACAATAAAACATCCCAATCTTTTAATTCGAAAGGGAAATGTTTTAAACCTCAGCGATGTGCTGGACGCGGTTGATGATCAGGAGGCTGTAATATCCTCGCTCGGTCATAAGCGTTTTTTCATCAAGACAAATATTCTTTCTGTAGGAACAAAGAACATCATTGCTGCTATGGAAAAGCATGATGTAAAAAGATTTATCTGTATCACGACTCTCGGGATAAATGACAGCCGATTTAAGCTTGGATTATATTACACGCTTTTTACAATTCCTATAATTCTTTACTTTTACTTTAGAGATAAAGCCAAACAAGAAAAATTAATTATAAAAAGCAATCTTGCCTGGACAATGGTTCGTCCCGGGCAATTGACAAACAGTAAGTTGACAGGTGAATATAAGGTTGGGACCAATGTCGGAAATTATTTTATAACTAAAACAATTTCAAGAGCAAACGTTGCTCATTTTATACTCACTCAGTTAAGTGATAAAACTTTTTTCGATAAAACAGTTGGAATTGTTAATCGTTAG
- a CDS encoding T9SS type A sorting domain-containing protein: MQPKYDYRIFNPANNQCKLKIFNLLGQELITLLDEIREVGTYRINFDAKELNSGMYFYTLEAGGYKETRKMILIK; encoded by the coding sequence ATTCAACCCAAATACGACTATAGAATTTTCAATCCCGCAAACAACCAATGTAAACTTAAAATATTCAACTTGCTGGGGCAGGAATTAATAACACTTCTTGACGAAATTAGAGAGGTGGGGACTTATAGAATCAATTTTGATGCAAAAGAACTAAACAGCGGAATGTATTTTTATACTTTAGAGGCGGGAGGATACAAAGAAACAAGAAAGATGATTCTAATTAAATAA
- the gldC gene encoding gliding motility protein GldC yields MNKTSEIKITVKLDEKNMPVKINWSATDAGFDGSREAKTLMLSLWDPQDKLTLAIDLWTKDMMVGDMYLHFQQIFQKMAETFQSSTNNIEAAEMIRKFAREFSKKLEEDKAV; encoded by the coding sequence ATGAATAAAACATCAGAAATAAAAATCACTGTGAAGCTTGATGAAAAAAACATGCCTGTAAAAATTAACTGGTCTGCTACAGATGCAGGATTCGATGGCAGCCGCGAAGCAAAAACATTAATGCTGTCGTTGTGGGATCCGCAAGATAAACTCACCCTTGCAATTGACTTGTGGACAAAAGATATGATGGTGGGTGATATGTATTTACACTTCCAGCAAATTTTCCAGAAGATGGCGGAAACTTTTCAATCTTCCACCAACAATATCGAAGCCGCAGAAATGATCAGAAAATTTGCGAGAGAGTTTTCAAAGAAATTGGAAGAAGATAAAGCAGTTTAG
- a CDS encoding thermonuclease family protein, translating to MKDKLYHYKAVVTAVYDGDTCTVDIDLGLHTWIKGEKLRLMRIDAPELKGKTRSKGLVSRDYLRSQILNKEILIETIKDAKEKYGRYLAEIWLENEKGKLLNINDELVKNGFAVYRKY from the coding sequence ATGAAAGACAAACTTTATCATTACAAAGCAGTTGTTACAGCAGTTTATGACGGCGACACCTGCACGGTTGATATTGACCTCGGTTTGCATACGTGGATTAAGGGTGAAAAGCTGAGACTGATGCGAATTGATGCGCCGGAATTAAAAGGTAAAACACGCAGCAAAGGATTAGTCTCGCGGGATTATTTGCGCAGTCAGATTTTGAATAAAGAAATCCTTATCGAAACAATTAAAGACGCAAAAGAAAAGTACGGAAGATATCTCGCCGAAATTTGGCTTGAAAATGAAAAGGGAAAACTTCTAAACATAAATGATGAATTAGTTAAAAACGGTTTTGCGGTTTATAGAAAGTATTAA
- a CDS encoding GTP cyclohydrolase, with the protein MKHFVVIVKYKADPEVMDELRPKHREYLQKGYDEKLLLVSGPQPTRQGGVVVCRAKSLEDINQFFKSDPYKIADVAEYEIIEFTPVSHQKFLADWLNALSD; encoded by the coding sequence ATGAAACATTTTGTTGTAATAGTAAAATACAAAGCCGATCCTGAAGTAATGGACGAACTTCGCCCGAAACACAGGGAATATTTGCAAAAAGGTTATGATGAAAAATTACTTCTTGTTTCGGGACCACAGCCGACACGCCAGGGGGGTGTGGTTGTTTGCAGGGCAAAATCTTTGGAGGACATTAATCAATTTTTCAAATCTGACCCGTACAAAATTGCTGATGTTGCTGAATATGAAATTATCGAGTTCACTCCAGTAAGTCATCAGAAGTTTTTAGCTGATTGGCTGAATGCACTTTCGGATTAA
- a CDS encoding MFS transporter, whose translation MIDKKSLKPWSWIPFLYLAEGLPYVLAMSVSVILYKRLGISNTDIALYTSWLYLPWVIKPIWSPFVDVLKSKRAWILSMQFIISALLAAIAFTIPSSSFFQITLAIFWLLAFASATHDIAADGFYMLALNPHEQSLFVGVRTLFYRIANIAGQGLFVILAGNLETSFNNLSFAWSVVFMIISGIFFLLFIYQIFALPKPGVEVITNESISAQAKNNFVEPFAEFFRKKNIFLIISFILVYRLGESQLVKLASPFLLDKQIVGGLGLSTSDVGFVYGTAGIIALTIGGLLGGIAVARNGLKHWLWWMLIAINLPDLVYVYLAYSQTSNFFLINLCVILEQFGYGFGFTAFLMYLIYISEGKYKTSSYAIATGFMALGMMLPGMISGWIQQQVGYQLFFIWVCISTLPAFIIARFIKVDADFGKKNSK comes from the coding sequence ATGATAGATAAAAAATCTCTTAAGCCCTGGAGCTGGATCCCCTTCTTATATTTAGCCGAAGGGCTTCCTTACGTACTTGCAATGAGCGTCTCCGTTATTCTTTACAAGCGGCTTGGAATTTCTAATACGGATATTGCTCTTTATACAAGCTGGCTTTATCTGCCGTGGGTGATCAAACCGATTTGGAGTCCGTTTGTTGATGTGTTGAAATCAAAACGCGCGTGGATTTTGTCTATGCAGTTTATCATATCTGCTCTGCTTGCTGCAATTGCGTTTACTATCCCCTCCTCTTCTTTTTTTCAGATAACACTGGCGATATTCTGGCTGCTCGCCTTTGCTTCGGCAACGCACGATATCGCTGCAGATGGTTTTTATATGCTTGCCCTCAATCCACACGAACAATCATTGTTCGTTGGAGTGCGGACATTGTTTTATCGAATTGCAAATATTGCGGGGCAGGGGTTGTTTGTGATTCTCGCTGGAAATCTTGAAACATCTTTTAATAATTTAAGCTTCGCATGGTCGGTGGTATTTATGATCATCAGTGGAATATTTTTTCTACTATTTATCTATCAGATATTTGCACTTCCCAAGCCCGGCGTGGAAGTAATTACTAATGAAAGTATTTCTGCACAGGCTAAAAATAATTTCGTTGAACCCTTCGCAGAGTTTTTTCGGAAGAAGAATATCTTTTTAATTATTTCTTTTATTCTGGTTTATCGTTTGGGTGAATCGCAGTTAGTAAAGCTTGCTTCCCCCTTTCTGCTTGATAAACAAATAGTCGGTGGTCTCGGACTTTCAACTTCAGATGTTGGATTTGTTTACGGTACTGCGGGAATTATTGCGCTAACAATTGGCGGATTACTTGGCGGTATTGCAGTTGCACGAAACGGCTTAAAACATTGGCTTTGGTGGATGCTCATTGCAATTAATCTTCCTGATCTTGTTTATGTTTATCTCGCTTATTCACAAACTTCTAATTTCTTCTTGATTAATCTTTGCGTAATTTTAGAACAGTTTGGTTATGGCTTTGGATTCACTGCTTTTCTGATGTACTTAATTTATATCTCTGAAGGGAAATATAAAACATCGAGTTATGCAATAGCAACAGGCTTTATGGCACTCGGGATGATGCTGCCGGGCATGATAAGCGGATGGATACAACAGCAAGTTGGTTATCAGTTATTTTTTATCTGGGTTTGTATTTCCACCCTCCCGGCTTTTATTATAGCCAGATTCATAAAAGTTGATGCTGACTTTGGCAAGAAAAATTCTAAATAA